In Triticum urartu cultivar G1812 chromosome 6, Tu2.1, whole genome shotgun sequence, the following proteins share a genomic window:
- the LOC125513762 gene encoding ATP-dependent Clp protease proteolytic subunit-like translates to MTPSAVANLAGASPLPAFAPRPRSRPNSASPGPFGPAPRRLAVAAPPRAFFSSAPYQPPEPEGYSSVREYGLVPMVVETTSRGERAYDIFSRLLKERIVCIHGPIADETASLVVAQLLFLESENPLKPISLYINSPGGVVTAGLAIYDTMQYIRCPVNTICIGQAASMGSLLLAAGARGERRALPNARVMIHQPSGGAQGQATDIAIQAKEILKLRDRLNKIYAKHTGQNIDKIEQCMERDLFMDPEEAREWGLIDEVIENRPASLMPEGLSAVDPPHHGGGAGANGRGRDRDMEEPSAV, encoded by the coding sequence ATGACGCCCTCCGCCGTCGCCAACCTAGCCGGCGCCTCCCCGCTGCCCGCCTTCGCGCCGAGGCCCAGGTCCAGGCCCAACTCGGCCAGCCCGGGCCCGTTCGGGCCCGCGCCGCGCCggctcgccgtcgccgccccgccgcgggCCTTCTTCTCCTCGGCTCCCTACCAGCCGCCGGAGCCGGAGGGCTACTCCTCCGTCCGCGAGTACGGCCTCGTGCCCATGGTCGTCGAGACCACCTCCCGCGGGGAGCGCGCCTACGACATCTTCTCCCGCCTGCTCAAGGAGCGGATCGTCTGCATCCACGGGCCCATCGCCGACGAGACGGCGTCCCTCGTCGTCGCGCAGCTGCTCTTCCTCGAGTCCGAGAACCCGCTCAAGCCCATcagcctctacatcaactccccCGGGGGCGTCGTCACCGCCGGGCTCGCCATCTACGACACCATGCAGTACATCCGCTGCCCCGTCAACACCATCTGCATCGGCCAGGCCGCCTCCATGGgctccctcctcctcgccgccggcgcGCGCGGGGAGAGGCGGGCGCTGCCCAACGCCAGGGTCATGATCCACCAGCCCTCCGGCGGGGCCCAGGGCCAGGCCACCGACATCGCCATCCAGGCCAAGGAGATACTCAAGCTGCGCGACCGCCTCAACAAGATCTACGCCAAGCACACGGGCCAGAACATCGACAAGATCGAGCAGTGCATGGAGCGTGACCTTTTCATGGACCCCGAGGAGGCCCGCGAATGGGGGCTTATAGACGAGGTCATCGAGAACCGCCCGGCCTCCCTCATGCCTGAGGGCCTCAGTGCCGTTGACCCGCCTCACCACGGTGGGGGCGCCGGCGCCAACGGCCGTGGCAGGGACAGGGATATGGAGGAGCCCTCCGCGGTATGA